A stretch of Bos taurus isolate L1 Dominette 01449 registration number 42190680 breed Hereford chromosome 5, ARS-UCD2.0, whole genome shotgun sequence DNA encodes these proteins:
- the LOC100336766 gene encoding antigen WC1.1 yields the protein MIFSLPGNLFDDSEPKLPYYTGDDGEDEDPDSAPEPPGQNINAIGNGYDDVDELPVPINPFLPGMNENNFSPKDRGDARYSQTGISLKSLRETVSSGVEEKESSLVLRLEEPGYDDVEPSTM from the exons ATGATTTTCTCCCTACCAGGTAACCTGTTTGATGACTCAGAACCTAAGCTGCCGTATTACACAGGGGATGATGGAGAGGATGAAGACCCTGACTCTGCCCCAG AGCCTCCGGGACAGAACATCAACGCCATAGGAAATGGTTATGATGATGTTGATGAGTTACCTGTTCCCATAAATCCTTTCCTCCCTGGGATGAATGAGAATAACTTTTCCCCAAAGGACAGAGGTGATGCCAGGTATTCCCAGACAG GCATCTCTCTGAAGTCTCTGAGAGAAACTGTCAGCTCTGGGGTGGAGGAGAAGGAGTCCTCACTGGTCCTGAGACTAGAAGAGCCTGGATATGATGATGTGGAGCCTAGCACCATGTAG